The following are encoded together in the Terriglobia bacterium genome:
- a CDS encoding A/G-specific adenine glycosylase yields the protein MASAITFSPQKIRQFRRRLLGWFKREQRKLPWRGEGDPYRILVSEIMLQQTRVAVVEERYKKFVAQFPSAKRLAAAREQTVLAAWSGLGYYRRARALHAAAKQIAGHAAAKQIAGNGGFPRTAEALIALPGVGRYTAAAVASIAFGEPAAVVDGNVKRVLSRLFGMDMADDQCWTTANELLDPRNPGDFNQAMMELGALACLPGKPLCERCPVAAMCAERGAGTRTRQAPRKKAELRYLLAIKHGRVLLRQRPQSSSLMPGMWELPESADVPAGQKPLITTKHSITTTDYRVLVFASDGRACKGKWVPLSTAGKMALTGLTGKILRQAGFVRQ from the coding sequence ATGGCCTCTGCAATTACATTCTCTCCGCAAAAAATCCGTCAGTTCAGGCGGCGGCTGCTGGGCTGGTTCAAGAGAGAACAGCGCAAGCTTCCCTGGCGCGGAGAAGGCGATCCCTACCGCATTCTGGTGTCAGAGATCATGTTGCAGCAGACGCGCGTGGCCGTTGTCGAAGAGCGGTACAAGAAGTTCGTCGCACAATTTCCCAGCGCAAAGCGCCTGGCGGCAGCTCGTGAACAGACGGTGCTGGCCGCATGGAGCGGTCTGGGTTATTACCGCCGGGCGCGGGCTTTGCATGCGGCGGCGAAGCAAATCGCTGGGCATGCCGCTGCCAAACAGATCGCCGGAAACGGCGGGTTCCCGCGCACAGCGGAAGCTTTGATCGCGTTGCCGGGCGTAGGACGATACACGGCCGCGGCGGTGGCCAGCATCGCTTTTGGCGAGCCGGCGGCCGTTGTAGATGGCAACGTCAAGCGCGTTCTGAGCCGGCTGTTTGGCATGGACATGGCAGACGACCAATGCTGGACGACGGCGAATGAACTTCTTGACCCCAGGAATCCTGGCGATTTCAACCAGGCGATGATGGAACTGGGCGCGCTGGCGTGTCTGCCGGGCAAGCCGCTGTGCGAGCGGTGTCCGGTGGCAGCGATGTGCGCGGAGCGCGGGGCGGGGACGCGCACCAGGCAAGCGCCACGCAAGAAAGCAGAGCTACGCTACCTGCTGGCGATCAAGCATGGGCGAGTGCTGCTGCGGCAGCGTCCGCAGAGCAGTTCGCTGATGCCGGGCATGTGGGAATTGCCGGAGAGCGCAGATGTGCCTGCCGGGCAGAAGCCGTTGATCACGACCAAGCATTCGATTACCACCACGGACTACCGGGTCCTGGTCTTCGCGTCCGATGGCCGCGCGTGCAAAGGGAAGTGGGTGCCGTTGTCCACAGCCGGGAAGATGGCGCTCACCGGATTGACTGGCAAGATTCTCCGCCAAGCCGGTTTTGTGCGACAGTAA